A window of Asterias rubens chromosome 22, eAstRub1.3, whole genome shotgun sequence contains these coding sequences:
- the LOC117305476 gene encoding serine/arginine-rich splicing factor 7-like isoform X4 translates to MGRYSSDDDNNSDDERERTRIYIGDINSETTRTDLERIFKKFGSLFEVWLARYPPLFAFVAFKKRRDAEDAVREMNGETINGSRVQVNIARPRNRGRTSFGRSSFHDPEIRCYHCQERGHIARHCTKFTSGYRRHFSRSPGPGGRNKGRRSNSRERMNPRRRTPSRSRSRSREHRRNRSEQGTSR, encoded by the exons ATGGGGAGATACAGCAGTGATGACGATAATAATAGTGATGACGAACGGGAGCGTACTCGCATCTACATTGGTGACATCAACTCGGAGACGACCCGGACCGATCTGGAGAGAATTTTCAAGAAGTTTGGCTCGCTGTTTGAGGTCTGGCTTGCCCGTTACCCACCGCTGTTTGCGTTTGTCGCCTTCAAGAAAAGGCGAGATGCTGAGGATGCTGTCCGTGAGATGAACGGGGA AACAATTAATGGGAGTCGAGTACAGGTCAATATCGCTCGTCCTCGTAACCGCGGACGGACCAGCTTTGGTCGTTCTAGTTTCCACGATCCGGAGATCCGATGCTACCACTGTCAGGAACGAGGGCATATCGCTCGCCATTGCACCAAATTCACATCCGGGTATCGGCGCCATTTCAGCAG ATCCCCTGGGCCTGGTGGTCGCAACAAAGGTCGTCGCAGTAACAGCCGTGAACGAATGAA TCCTAGAAGGCGAACTCCAAGCCGTAGTCGAAGCCGTAGTAGAGAACATCGCAG
- the LOC117305253 gene encoding RNA-binding protein 1-like: MSRYGDSTLSCKVYVGNLGDDANRRDIEDSFSTYGALTNVWVARNPPGFAFVEFENPGDASQAIRGLNDTSLCGRRIEVEHATGEKRRGRDRERGGGSRRSSGGGGGYSYSGDRGGGSRFQQRRSFNDDKCYECGKRGHYARDCPHNSHDKRRRSRSRSPYDTRRNNSYKSYRSRSRSRSRSRSRSRSYHSPAPRRDSYDRD, translated from the exons ATGTCACGCTATGGAGATTCAACGCTTTCCTGCAAGGTGTACGTTGGTAACCTTGGAGACGATGCCAATCGCCGTGACATCGAAGATTCATTCAGTACCTACGGAGCATTGACAAATGTTTGGGTCGCTAGGAATCCGCCAGGCTTTGCCTTCGTCGAATTTGAAAACCCTGGGGATGCCAGCCAAGCCATCAGAGGACTCAATGACAC TTCTCTCTGTGGGAGACGTATTGAGGTCGAGCATGCTACCGGTGAAAAACGTCGTGGCCGTGATCGTGAAAGGGGGGGCGGCAGTAGACGTTCAAGTGGTGGTGGTGGCGGTTACAGTTACAGTGGTGACCGTGGTGGCGGCAGTCGTTTCCAGCAGCGTCGTTCTTTCAACGATGATAAATGCTACGAGTGCGGCAAACGTGGCCATTATGCACGAGATTGCCCGCACAACTCTCACGACAAGCGTAGACGATCTCGCTCCAG GTCCCCCTACGACACTCGTCGCAATAATTCCTACAAGAGTTATCGTTCCCGTAGCCGTAGTCGCAGCCGAAGCCGAAG CCGTTCCAGGTCATACCACAGTCCAGCTCCAAGAAGAGACTCATACGATCGTGATTAG
- the LOC117305476 gene encoding serine/arginine-rich splicing factor RSZ21A-like isoform X3 produces the protein MGRYSSDDDNNSDDERERTRIYIGDINSETTRTDLERIFKKFGSLFEVWLARYPPLFAFVAFKKRRDAEDAVREMNGETINGSRVQVNIARPRNRGRTSFGRSSFHDPEIRCYHCQERGHIARHCTKFTSGYRRHFSRSRSRSPGPGGRNKGRRSNSRERMNPRRRTPSRSRSRSREHRRNRSEQGTSR, from the exons ATGGGGAGATACAGCAGTGATGACGATAATAATAGTGATGACGAACGGGAGCGTACTCGCATCTACATTGGTGACATCAACTCGGAGACGACCCGGACCGATCTGGAGAGAATTTTCAAGAAGTTTGGCTCGCTGTTTGAGGTCTGGCTTGCCCGTTACCCACCGCTGTTTGCGTTTGTCGCCTTCAAGAAAAGGCGAGATGCTGAGGATGCTGTCCGTGAGATGAACGGGGA AACAATTAATGGGAGTCGAGTACAGGTCAATATCGCTCGTCCTCGTAACCGCGGACGGACCAGCTTTGGTCGTTCTAGTTTCCACGATCCGGAGATCCGATGCTACCACTGTCAGGAACGAGGGCATATCGCTCGCCATTGCACCAAATTCACATCCGGGTATCGGCGCCATTTCAGCAG GTCTCGTTCCAGATCCCCTGGGCCTGGTGGTCGCAACAAAGGTCGTCGCAGTAACAGCCGTGAACGAATGAA TCCTAGAAGGCGAACTCCAAGCCGTAGTCGAAGCCGTAGTAGAGAACATCGCAG
- the LOC117305476 gene encoding serine/arginine-rich splicing factor 7-like isoform X2, with the protein MGRYSSDDDNNSDDERERTRIYIGDINSETTRTDLERIFKKFGSLFEVWLARYPPLFAFVAFKKRRDAEDAVREMNGETINGSRVQVNIARPRNRGRTSFGRSSFHDPEIRCYHCQERGHIARHCTKFTSGYRRHFSSTSARNDSRSPGPGGRNKGRRSNSRERMNPRRRTPSRSRSRSREHRRNRSEQGTSR; encoded by the exons ATGGGGAGATACAGCAGTGATGACGATAATAATAGTGATGACGAACGGGAGCGTACTCGCATCTACATTGGTGACATCAACTCGGAGACGACCCGGACCGATCTGGAGAGAATTTTCAAGAAGTTTGGCTCGCTGTTTGAGGTCTGGCTTGCCCGTTACCCACCGCTGTTTGCGTTTGTCGCCTTCAAGAAAAGGCGAGATGCTGAGGATGCTGTCCGTGAGATGAACGGGGA AACAATTAATGGGAGTCGAGTACAGGTCAATATCGCTCGTCCTCGTAACCGCGGACGGACCAGCTTTGGTCGTTCTAGTTTCCACGATCCGGAGATCCGATGCTACCACTGTCAGGAACGAGGGCATATCGCTCGCCATTGCACCAAATTCACATCCGGGTATCGGCGCCATTTCAGCAG cacttCGGCTAGGAATGATTCAAG ATCCCCTGGGCCTGGTGGTCGCAACAAAGGTCGTCGCAGTAACAGCCGTGAACGAATGAA TCCTAGAAGGCGAACTCCAAGCCGTAGTCGAAGCCGTAGTAGAGAACATCGCAG
- the LOC117305476 gene encoding serine/arginine-rich splicing factor RSZ21A-like isoform X1 — protein MGRYSSDDDNNSDDERERTRIYIGDINSETTRTDLERIFKKFGSLFEVWLARYPPLFAFVAFKKRRDAEDAVREMNGETINGSRVQVNIARPRNRGRTSFGRSSFHDPEIRCYHCQERGHIARHCTKFTSGYRRHFSSTSARNDSRSRSRSPGPGGRNKGRRSNSRERMNPRRRTPSRSRSRSREHRRNRSEQGTSR, from the exons ATGGGGAGATACAGCAGTGATGACGATAATAATAGTGATGACGAACGGGAGCGTACTCGCATCTACATTGGTGACATCAACTCGGAGACGACCCGGACCGATCTGGAGAGAATTTTCAAGAAGTTTGGCTCGCTGTTTGAGGTCTGGCTTGCCCGTTACCCACCGCTGTTTGCGTTTGTCGCCTTCAAGAAAAGGCGAGATGCTGAGGATGCTGTCCGTGAGATGAACGGGGA AACAATTAATGGGAGTCGAGTACAGGTCAATATCGCTCGTCCTCGTAACCGCGGACGGACCAGCTTTGGTCGTTCTAGTTTCCACGATCCGGAGATCCGATGCTACCACTGTCAGGAACGAGGGCATATCGCTCGCCATTGCACCAAATTCACATCCGGGTATCGGCGCCATTTCAGCAG cacttCGGCTAGGAATGATTCAAG GTCTCGTTCCAGATCCCCTGGGCCTGGTGGTCGCAACAAAGGTCGTCGCAGTAACAGCCGTGAACGAATGAA TCCTAGAAGGCGAACTCCAAGCCGTAGTCGAAGCCGTAGTAGAGAACATCGCAG